One part of the Thermoanaerobacterium sp. CMT5567-10 genome encodes these proteins:
- a CDS encoding pyridoxal phosphate-dependent aminotransferase: MDFEDRVSKRAKSIEISTIRYFFNMVKDVPGAISLTIGEPDFVTPRHIIDAAYESLLEGKTGYTVNAGLIELRQEISKYLKRNYSVEYRPDGEILVTIGATEAIYIALNTLVEDGDEVLIPEPSFVAYDPCTKLAGGKSVFVPTYEEDNFVLKAETLEKYITDKSKVLVLPYPNNPTGAVLPYEEMVKLADIVKKYDLLVVTDEIYSELVYEGFRHVSFASLPNMWERTVLINGFSKSYAMTGWRLGYIAAPEYFVKHMTKIHQYDVTSASTQSQYAGLEAMKNGENDIKFMREKYDERRKFLYGSLIDMGFKCFEPKGAFYIFPSIKKTGLTSTEFAKRLLYDAKVAVVPGSAFGEHGEGHVRMAYATSLDNLKESVKRIEKFMRNFK, from the coding sequence GTGGATTTCGAAGACAGAGTTTCGAAACGTGCAAAATCTATAGAGATATCTACAATAAGGTATTTTTTTAATATGGTAAAAGATGTGCCTGGTGCCATATCGCTGACGATTGGAGAACCGGATTTCGTCACACCAAGGCACATAATTGATGCAGCGTATGAATCATTATTAGAAGGCAAAACTGGATATACTGTAAATGCTGGGCTTATAGAGTTAAGGCAAGAGATATCAAAATATCTCAAAAGAAATTACAGTGTAGAGTATAGGCCTGATGGAGAGATACTTGTAACAATCGGTGCAACAGAAGCTATTTACATTGCATTAAACACGCTTGTAGAAGATGGCGACGAAGTATTGATACCGGAGCCTTCATTTGTAGCATATGATCCGTGTACAAAACTGGCAGGCGGCAAGTCAGTTTTTGTGCCTACGTATGAAGAAGATAATTTTGTCTTAAAAGCTGAGACACTGGAAAAATATATTACTGATAAGTCAAAGGTCTTGGTATTGCCGTATCCAAACAATCCAACAGGAGCGGTGTTGCCATATGAAGAAATGGTTAAATTAGCAGATATAGTGAAAAAATATGATTTACTTGTTGTAACAGATGAGATATATTCTGAACTTGTATATGAAGGATTTAGGCATGTCAGCTTCGCATCGTTGCCAAATATGTGGGAGAGAACTGTTTTAATAAACGGCTTTTCTAAATCATATGCTATGACAGGCTGGAGGCTTGGTTATATCGCGGCACCAGAGTATTTTGTAAAGCACATGACGAAGATACATCAGTACGATGTGACATCGGCATCGACACAGTCCCAGTATGCAGGATTAGAAGCCATGAAAAATGGTGAGAATGACATCAAATTTATGAGGGAAAAATATGATGAGAGAAGGAAGTTTTTATACGGCAGCTTAATTGATATGGGCTTTAAATGCTTTGAACCTAAAGGTGCATTTTACATATTTCCATCAATCAAGAAGACAGGCCTTACGTCGACTGAGTTTGCGAAGCGGCTCTTATACGATGCAAAAGTTGCAGTTGTTCCTGGCAGCGCATTTGGAGAGCATGGAGAAGGTCATGTAAGGATGGCATATGCCACATCATTGGACAATCTGAAGGAGTCGGTAAAAAGGATAGAAAAATTTATGCGAAATTTTAAATAG